Proteins co-encoded in one Campylobacter jejuni genomic window:
- a CDS encoding TerC family protein: MFEWIFSIDAWITLATLSALEIVLGIDNIIFLAILVSKLPPEHRDKGRILGLAFAMITRILLLLSLFWVMKLVTPLFSVLGNEISGRDLVLLLGGLFLIVKSIKEIKEQISHQEESQSHFKASNKLWIVVAEIAVIDIVFSLDSVITAVGIAQDVTIMIIAVIIAVAVMLFASKPIADFVEKYPSIKILALAFLVLIGVVLVAESFDIHIDKAYIYTAMAFALVVQILNILDQRKEKNG, translated from the coding sequence ATGTTTGAATGGATATTTAGTATTGATGCTTGGATTACTTTAGCTACTTTAAGTGCTCTTGAAATTGTACTAGGGATAGATAATATCATTTTTTTAGCTATTTTAGTAAGCAAACTACCCCCTGAACATCGTGATAAAGGACGTATCTTAGGTTTAGCTTTTGCAATGATTACAAGAATTTTACTTCTTTTATCTCTTTTTTGGGTGATGAAACTTGTAACACCTTTGTTTAGTGTATTGGGCAATGAAATTTCAGGAAGAGATCTAGTTCTTTTACTAGGTGGGCTTTTCTTGATTGTAAAGTCTATTAAAGAAATTAAAGAGCAAATTTCTCATCAAGAAGAAAGTCAAAGTCATTTTAAAGCAAGCAATAAACTTTGGATAGTTGTAGCTGAAATTGCTGTGATTGACATAGTGTTTTCGCTTGATAGTGTTATTACCGCAGTAGGAATTGCTCAAGATGTAACCATCATGATTATCGCTGTTATTATCGCAGTAGCTGTGATGCTTTTTGCTTCTAAACCTATAGCAGATTTTGTTGAAAAATATCCAAGCATTAAAATTTTAGCCTTAGCTTTTTTGGTGTTAATAGGCGTAGTTTTAGTTGCTGAAAGTTTTGATATTCATATTGATAAGGCATATATTTATACTGCTATGGCTTTTGCTTTAGTGGTGCAAATTTTAAATATTTTAGATCAAAGAAAGGAAAAAAATGGCTAA
- a CDS encoding metallophosphoesterase, giving the protein MRILLVLRGNYYAGQKEFIKNNKLQNYTLDLNALRLLSGSVKNIVSEYKILNVKNDEDLSKILLKLLEIRMQKGEFCIINAYNETLKIYKDLAKQYRYKMYVIVFDSSLKQCQEKNLLEAKKNGYIIPYALLEKTQDLLKKNPKKYPILDSSDWKKCLYQMPNLSKYKKIHHIGDLQGCYSVLKEYIKTIKEDEFYIFLGDYINRGIENGKVIKFLLKICEKENVCLLEGNHERHLIKWANGELSNSKEFNENTLKDFRKEKLTPRDARKLYPHLKECLYYKFQNKFIFCSHGGVNFIPSKPEKISFIPSHDFIYGVGGYEDSQKIANQFCNFTSDNLYQIFGHRNKEKLPMKIAKRVFLCEGKIDDGGYLRIVTLDKKGFECIEIKNQIYKKK; this is encoded by the coding sequence GTGCGAATCTTACTTGTTTTAAGAGGGAATTATTACGCAGGACAAAAAGAATTTATCAAAAATAATAAACTTCAAAATTATACACTTGATTTAAATGCTTTGCGTCTTTTATCAGGAAGCGTTAAAAATATAGTCAGTGAATATAAAATTTTAAATGTTAAAAATGATGAAGATTTGAGTAAAATTTTACTCAAACTTCTAGAAATACGTATGCAAAAAGGTGAGTTTTGCATCATAAACGCTTACAATGAAACATTAAAAATTTACAAAGACTTAGCTAAACAATATCGCTATAAAATGTATGTTATTGTTTTTGATAGCTCTTTAAAACAATGTCAAGAAAAAAATCTTTTAGAAGCTAAAAAAAATGGATATATCATCCCTTATGCTCTTTTGGAAAAAACTCAAGATTTACTCAAAAAAAATCCAAAAAAATACCCAATTTTAGACTCGAGCGACTGGAAAAAATGTCTTTACCAAATGCCAAATTTAAGCAAATATAAAAAAATTCATCATATAGGAGATTTACAAGGTTGTTATAGTGTTTTAAAAGAATACATTAAAACAATCAAAGAAGATGAATTTTATATATTTTTGGGAGATTATATCAACAGAGGTATAGAAAATGGCAAAGTAATAAAATTTCTTTTAAAAATTTGCGAAAAAGAAAATGTATGCTTATTAGAAGGAAATCACGAAAGACATCTTATAAAATGGGCTAATGGAGAATTGTCAAATTCCAAAGAATTTAATGAAAATACTTTAAAGGATTTTAGAAAAGAAAAACTTACTCCAAGAGATGCTAGAAAACTCTATCCTCATCTAAAAGAATGTTTATACTACAAATTCCAAAATAAATTCATATTTTGTTCACATGGAGGAGTAAATTTTATACCCTCCAAACCTGAAAAAATAAGTTTTATACCAAGCCATGATTTTATTTATGGTGTAGGTGGATATGAAGACAGTCAAAAAATAGCAAATCAATTTTGTAATTTCACCTCGGACAATCTTTATCAAATCTTTGGACACAGAAATAAAGAAAAACTTCCTATGAAAATAGCCAAAAGAGTATTTTTATGCGAGGGTAAAATAGATGATGGTGGATATTTACGCATAGTTACACTAGATAAAAAAGGTTTTGAGTGTATAGAAATTAAAAACCAAATTTACAAAAAGAAATAA
- a CDS encoding putative transporter — translation MFSSFFASKKWVLWAYLGLFLLLFFLYIQTSLNVAINSWYSDFYNVLQKPKIEFLDSNSTQKIEENLENNATLIQEANQRAEQNFQKANFINKGALYYYQNLLEYFFNSRAMIEKPNYSANDFYALILVFLAIAIPYVLIATINIYFASVYAFKWREAMTFSYLKFWKNKDDNIEGSSQRIQEDTYNFSKIVESLGLSFIKALMTLVAFIPILWSLSDVVSKALFANLSENSSFYFLKNIDGLLVYIALLISLGGLVVSWFVGIKLPGLEYNNQKAEAAFRKELVYAEDNRKEYAKNETMIELFTGLKFNYKRLFLHYGYFNIWLILFEQMIVIVPFLIMAPGLFAGAIGLGIVMQINNAFDQVRSSFSVFIKNWTTVTQLRSIYKRLKEFEKNISYKS, via the coding sequence ATGTTTTCTTCATTTTTTGCAAGTAAAAAATGGGTCTTATGGGCTTATTTGGGACTTTTTTTACTGTTATTTTTCTTATATATACAAACAAGCTTAAATGTTGCGATCAATTCATGGTATAGTGATTTTTACAATGTTTTACAAAAGCCAAAAATAGAATTTTTGGATTCTAATTCTACGCAAAAAATAGAAGAAAATCTTGAAAATAATGCCACTTTAATCCAAGAGGCTAATCAAAGAGCTGAGCAAAATTTCCAAAAAGCTAATTTTATCAATAAAGGCGCATTGTATTATTATCAAAATTTATTAGAATATTTTTTCAACTCTAGGGCTATGATTGAAAAGCCAAATTATTCAGCAAATGATTTTTATGCTTTGATTTTAGTTTTTTTAGCTATTGCTATTCCTTATGTTTTAATCGCTACGATTAATATCTATTTTGCTAGTGTCTATGCTTTTAAGTGGCGTGAGGCTATGACTTTTTCTTATTTAAAATTTTGGAAAAATAAAGATGACAATATAGAAGGAAGTTCGCAAAGAATTCAAGAAGATACTTATAATTTTTCTAAAATCGTAGAGAGTTTAGGGCTTAGTTTTATAAAAGCTTTGATGACCCTTGTAGCATTTATTCCGATTTTATGGAGTTTAAGTGATGTTGTGAGTAAAGCTTTATTTGCAAATTTAAGCGAAAATTCTTCTTTTTATTTTTTAAAAAACATTGATGGTTTGCTTGTTTATATTGCACTTTTGATTTCTTTAGGAGGCTTGGTTGTGTCATGGTTTGTAGGTATTAAGCTTCCTGGACTTGAATATAACAATCAAAAAGCTGAAGCAGCTTTTAGAAAAGAGCTTGTTTATGCTGAGGATAATCGCAAAGAATACGCTAAAAATGAGACTATGATAGAGCTTTTTACAGGGCTTAAATTTAACTATAAAAGACTTTTTTTACATTATGGATATTTTAATATTTGGCTCATTTTATTTGAGCAAATGATAGTTATAGTGCCATTTTTAATCATGGCACCAGGGCTTTTTGCTGGAGCTATAGGACTTGGTATTGTAATGCAGATTAACAATGCTTTTGATCAAGTACGAAGCTCTTTTAGTGTTTTTATCAAAAACTGGACAACTGTCACTCAACTTAGAAGTATATATAAGCGTTTAAAAGAATTTGAGAAAAATATTTCTTATAAGTCTTAG
- a CDS encoding alkylphosphonate utilization protein, producing the protein MAKDANGTELNAGDSVSVIKDLKVKGASTTLKRGTTIKNIKLTSKEGEIEARVDKFGVIVLKTEFLKKI; encoded by the coding sequence ATGGCTAAAGATGCTAATGGAACAGAACTTAACGCAGGTGATAGCGTGAGTGTAATAAAAGATCTTAAGGTTAAAGGTGCAAGTACAACTTTAAAACGTGGAACTACTATAAAAAATATTAAGCTCACTTCTAAAGAAGGTGAAATTGAGGCTAGAGTAGATAAATTTGGCGTTATTGTTTTAAAAACTGAATTTTTAAAGAAAATCTAG
- a CDS encoding lipoprotein encodes MSMKKIILFLLCVGFAFACSEHSHTDFKDLNKTEYNSQLKDKI; translated from the coding sequence ATGTCTATGAAAAAAATAATTTTATTTTTACTATGCGTTGGCTTTGCTTTTGCTTGCTCTGAACATTCTCATACCGATTTTAAAGATCTTAATAAAACCGAGTATAATTCTCAATTAAAGGATAAAATATGA
- a CDS encoding hemolysin family protein, translating to MDPSQVLDLNQTSTASFDAGYSILMVIVALALVFLNGFFVLSEFSIVKVRRSKLEEMVKEKKAGAKKALEVTSRLDTYLSACQLGITLSSLALGWIGEPAIAKMLEIPLINLGFSTVIIHTIAFIIAFSIITLLHVVLGELVPKSIAIAVADKAVLFIARPLHWFWILFLPCIKIFDFLAAISLKLFGIKPAKESELTHSEEEIKIIASESQKGGVLDEFETEIIRNAVDFSDTVAKEIMTPRKDMICLNKQKSYEENMQIICEHKHTRFPYIDGSKDTILGMIHIRDIIQNELSHKSQNLDTFVKPLILVPENISISKVLVMMNKERSHTALVVDEYGGTAGILTMEDIMEEIIGEIKSEHEEDSYKKLAENIYEFQGRCDIETVEEMLVINYDEDLEQVTIGGYVFNLLGRLPIVGDRIEDELCYYEVKKMDGNSIERVKVVKKTNKDEE from the coding sequence TTGGACCCCAGTCAGGTTTTGGATTTAAACCAAACTTCTACAGCATCTTTTGATGCAGGATATTCTATACTTATGGTTATTGTTGCACTTGCTCTAGTGTTTTTAAATGGTTTTTTTGTTTTGTCTGAATTTAGTATTGTTAAAGTACGTCGTTCCAAGCTTGAAGAGATGGTAAAAGAAAAAAAAGCTGGTGCCAAGAAAGCTTTGGAGGTTACTTCAAGACTTGATACTTATCTTAGTGCTTGTCAATTAGGAATCACTTTAAGTTCTCTAGCTCTTGGTTGGATAGGTGAGCCTGCTATTGCAAAAATGCTAGAAATTCCGCTTATTAATCTTGGTTTTAGCACTGTTATTATCCATACTATAGCTTTTATTATTGCTTTTAGTATTATTACTCTTTTACATGTGGTTTTAGGAGAACTTGTGCCAAAAAGTATAGCTATTGCAGTTGCAGATAAAGCGGTTTTATTTATAGCTAGACCTCTTCATTGGTTTTGGATACTCTTTTTGCCTTGTATTAAAATTTTCGATTTTTTAGCAGCTATAAGTTTGAAACTTTTTGGAATAAAACCTGCTAAAGAAAGCGAGCTAACTCATAGCGAAGAAGAAATTAAAATCATAGCAAGTGAGAGTCAAAAAGGTGGAGTTTTAGATGAATTTGAAACAGAGATCATACGCAATGCTGTTGATTTTTCAGATACTGTTGCTAAAGAGATTATGACTCCTAGAAAAGATATGATTTGTCTAAATAAACAAAAAAGTTACGAAGAAAATATGCAAATCATTTGTGAACATAAACATACTCGCTTTCCTTATATTGACGGTTCTAAAGATACTATTTTAGGGATGATACACATACGAGATATAATACAAAATGAATTAAGCCATAAAAGTCAAAATTTAGATACTTTTGTTAAACCTTTGATTTTGGTTCCTGAAAATATCAGCATTTCAAAAGTACTTGTAATGATGAATAAAGAACGCTCTCATACTGCATTAGTAGTTGATGAGTATGGTGGAACTGCTGGAATTTTAACCATGGAAGATATCATGGAAGAAATTATTGGCGAAATTAAAAGCGAGCATGAAGAAGACAGCTATAAAAAACTTGCTGAAAATATCTATGAATTTCAAGGACGATGCGATATAGAAACTGTTGAAGAAATGCTTGTAATAAACTATGATGAAGACTTAGAACAAGTTACTATAGGTGGATATGTATTTAATCTTTTAGGACGCTTGCCTATAGTAGGAGATCGCATTGAAGATGAACTTTGTTACTATGAAGTTAAAAAAATGGACGGGAATTCTATAGAGCGTGTTAAGGTGGTTAAAAAAACAAATAAAGATGAAGAATAA